TCCATTCCAAAAATGGTCCAAAATTAGAGGACCCACCACCAAGAACAATCCTTGATTTTGGGTGTGCCAATTCAGGTGGAGACGGAATCACTCTATCGTTCCATGGTTCTGTTAGGTTTGGAAATTTTGAACGAAACTCTAATGTTTTTTGTTCATTGGATTTTTGGATCTCATTTGGCTTTGGAGATTGGAAACTTTGGTAACGGGAGGCCAACAAAAAAGCATCGAGTACAAGTGATTGGCGGATTCCTTTCTCTTTATTCTCTAAGAAGAGTAAATCAAAGGTTTCTTTCCCATTTGTGTCTAACAAATGATAGAAAGCTTTTTTTTCTTCCGGTTCCATTTGTCCAACAAGGAATGTGATCTCCGAATACAACGATGGTCGGTATTTTGTTTCTACCACCAATCCTTCTCTTTGGGAATACAGTTTAATGGTATCAACGGGACTCACAACACCACCTAATTTTGATTTTAGATGGAGTTCTGGTCTTATGACATCCAACCATTCTACAAGGAATGTCCCACAGTTGGCATTCAAAAAATAATAATCAAATTCTGCACGTGACAATTCCCATAGATGAGAAACAAGGAGTTCCAACTCATCTTTGTTTAACGACAATCGGTATTCCCATAAATCGCGACTTTCGAGGTCATTGTATTCATTCACTTTTAAATAATAGGGGAACAAAGAAAACTTCGCTTTGAATCCACCAAACAATCCATGATAGGCATACCGAATCGGATCTAAATTTGGTGTTTCGGCGGAAACATTCACCGCATAATCCAAAATTTCGGATCCATTCTCTTCATTTGACTTTTGGTTGAACTTGAGCATTGTATGCCCAAAAACAGAAGCAGGTGACATGAGATAATAGGAAGCAAACACTATGGATACCGAATCAGCACCGATTGATTCTTTCCAAACTTCATACCTCTCACAACGAATTCCACTTCGTTTCAAAAAATCAACACCAAACGTTTGTTTAATGAAATGATGCCTTGTTGGGTACGAACAGACGGGATGGATAAGTCCTTCTGGAATGGGCCCTTCTACAAAAAAACTCCGAAGGGTTGCTTCCAATTCTTTTTTGGGATTGGTTCTCCCTTCGGAAGATAAAAAAAAGCGAGAATTTACGATTTTACTTTGGTAGTTATCTTTTCCCTTCGTTTCGTAATGGACAAGCCGTAGCCACTTAGGATCCAAATCAGTTCGCCTAACACTCGCTTCATCCAACATGGATTGTAGTAAAATTTGTTCAGATTCTCGTTTCGGAAGAAAACCACCCCATTCTTTGGTTTTATCTACATCCAGGAGAAGGAGAGAACTGGGTTCCCCGAGAAGGGAAAATGGTGCAAAACAAAAATGCAATGCCAAAAGAAAGGCCCACCCAATTTTTGTTTTTTGCATTCGCACAAGCCAGAATTCTCCTTCCTCTCAAAATGAAAAAATGCTTTTTCCTTCCGTCACCTCCCATAGAAAATTGGAAACCCTAATGACGAAGTCCACATTCAAAATGACGGAGAGCTCAAAAATAGAAATTACTTTCCCAAAGAAACTCAAGATTTTGTCCCATTTATTACGACAAAATTCCAGCCTAGCAAACGTTTATTTTGGTGAATTCAATTTGAAACTGGCAGAGAGGTCTTTCCATCGAATGCAAACTTGCGTCTTGGATAAACTTTGATTGGAATGATTCTCAATTGGCAATTCTTGTCACATACGATCTTAAATATATGCGATAAAACAAATTTGTAATCAATGGGCGTAAGGCGACAAAATGAGCCAAACTTTTGCTAGTCTAGGAAGCTAATCTCTTGTTAATGCAAGTAAAATAATTTCATTTTCAATTTTTATAAAACGATTCATGTTTAAAATCTTTTGCAATCTTTAAAATTTTATTTGATTCATTTTGATAGATAAGCTGAAATCGACGTCCAGGAGATATTTATGAGAAGAAAAATCGCTCTACTTGCCTTCGTTTTTTCTTTTTTGATTGTGAATTGTGCATCACCAACAATCAAAGAAATTAACGATTCAGCAGTAGCCATCGCAAAAGAAGCAAAAGAATTAAAAGCAAATGGTAAAACTGAAGAAGCTATCCGCGTAATCAGTGTGATTGATGTTTTACATCCTGATGATCCGATCATCGCTGAAATTAAAAGTGGAGCATCTGCTGAACAAATTGAATCAGTGACTCCTACAGTTTTGTTAGGTTATAACAAAGCTCTCCGTGCAAAAGTGCAACCAACAACAACTGAAAAAGTACTTTGGTACATCCCAGATAGAATTTTCGATTTTATTGACCAATTTGAAGTATGGATTCACGTAGGTCCACAAATTGGAGTTGGTGGTCACTTAACAAGAGCAATTCAAGCAGAAGCATATACTGGAGCTACAATTGCTTTAGGTGGTGGTCAAAAGAAAATGTTAGGTTTCAAATCAGAAGCTAATACAGAAATTGGTGTTGGACCAATCGTTGCAGCAGGAGTTTTCGGTGCGAAAGTAGGAACTGGTGGACTCGCTTACAATGCGGACGCTCTTTGGTTCCATAAACCATCAGAAGCAATTTACCAAACTTATCGCGATTATTGGGGTTTGGGTGCTCACTTTGGATTAATCTATTTTGGAGCAGAAGCTGAATACCATCCTCTTGAAATCTATGATTTCTTAGCAGGTATCATCCTTTATGACCCAATGAATGACGATTTTGCAACTTCAAGAAGATTACAATACACTTCCAGACAAACAGGACTGATTCGAAATTTCTCGAAGAGTGTAGGTAGTTTAGAAGAAGAGGATATTGCAATGTATAAAAAAGAATATCCGAAACTGAATGTTGGAAGCACAGGAACTCAAGAAACGACTCCTGCTCCAAAAAAGAAGTAATTAAGATTACGAATTTACAGTTAGCTGATTAACTCAGCTAACTGTCACTTTCTCAAAGTTAGCTGATAAAGTAACTCCCTCTCAAATTCTTCCACGTGAATTTTGTAAGCATTTTCAGGAGGAACTCCTGCCTGACTAAAAAAAGTTTGGAATCCTTCGTTTGGAATCATCCACAAAGCAGATATAATTGTGTAAGGACGATTATAATAAAAACTGTTTTGGTATTTTAGGTTTTTATCAAATACAACATAGAATGTTTCCGCTTTAGAAACTTCATAAATGGGAATCAAACCCATTGTAATAATTCCAAAAAAACCAGTGACTGCATTAATGCCAGCCTTTGTTCTTTCGTGGTAGTAAGGTAAGTGAATGGCCATAATGATATAATCAGCATCAAATTTTTTAATTACGAATTTATCTTTTTTACTTTTTGCTGGTACCAAAATTTTTTCTAATTCTACTTTCCCTGTGGCTTCCGTTTTTGATAAGTATTCAATCACAAATCTTTTTAGATCTAAGTCATTTACAGGTATGGTTTTATCAGCCTTTTGTGTATCAATGTATTGCCCATGTTTAAAAAATTTGTAAGTAGCTGTAGTATAGTCAACTTCTGCAAACTGAGCATCTTTAAGTAGAGTCGATTCTGATTTGGATATTTTATAAGTATGAAATCCAAAGAGTAAAATTTTAGGATTCTTTTTTTTGGCAACTAATTCGTTCCAATGATCATCTGCTGTTTTCAGATTGTCTGTACGAATCGTATAACTGGATTCGTACACATAACGACTACAATTGAAAAAAAGAAGGAAAACGGAGGTAATGGAGAGGAGATTGATTCTAACAGTTGAAATCATAAAATTCTAATTGACAAACAATCTTAAATTGAAATGAAAAATCAACAAACTTCTCAATATTTTGAAGTCTTCTAAAAAATTTCTTTCAAAAAATGCGTTCTTTATCAATTCTAATCAAAATGTACCAGATCATATGACAACTGTTCAATGTAATTGCAAAAATTTAAAATCTAAAAAGTTGCACAATACGTTTCTCAAGATAATTTCAATTGTTTACCTTTGTTTTTTTCTTCAAATATGCAAATTGCCTGATATTGCAAAAGAAGATCAAAAAGAAAAGGATTTAAAAAGTCTTTGTACCATTACCCAATTGGATTATTATACATCATGCCAGTCTACAGGAGTTGGCAAACCATCCAGATGTTCTGATCTCTACATGCAATGCACTTATCTTTGTGGCTTTGCAAACAAGTTCGGTTGTGGATTCTAATCCTTTTCATATTCCCCACCAGAGTATTGGAGAATGGGTTTTCCTCCTTTACTCCCAATGGTGAGTTTCTCACCCAAATTACGCCCGTACCCTAAGATTCGAAGTGTGTTGTCACCTTCCCATTGGCAAGGGACCTGGACAGTGTTTTCCATTCCACCTAATGCATAATAAATTGTCAAGAGAGGGAATCCTCGTTTGTCCTTTTCCAGTTTGAGTTTGGGAATGATGGCATAAGGTTCTTTTGTAATGAAAGTCCCAAAATATTGTGAATCTGGATAACGGTTGTCAGGTGTAAATTTGACACCAATTCCTGCGACACCCTTGGGAAGGTCTTTGGAATATAAGGTGAAAATTGGATTTCCTTCCCATGTTTCAAATTCAACACGCAATTCGGTAATACTTGGATCGTTAATTTTGATGAGACCAAATAATACTCGTAAGTCGATTCCGTAACGATTTTCCTTTTCAATGAGACCTACATCAAATCCCATCAAACTGAGAGTTGGCGGATTTCCTTTTTTGTATTCATGGATTCCCATAGGAGAAATATAAAACCCTTCTTCCCCCAGAAAAGCTCCATTTTTGCCTAACAGAGGTGGGAGACTTGGTTCTGGTTGTATTCCCATTTTTTCTTCCCACAATACTTTCATCACTTCCGTATTGGTACTTTTGAGTTTTCCCGTTTGTATACCAAGAGTATTCCCAGCGACAAAGGAAACAATTTCCGTATTAGGATCATATACTAAGTCAGCAAAAAAAGGTGGAAGAGAACCCGAATGCCCATAAAACCAAACTGTTTTTCCATCTGCTTGGTAACTTGATTTCATCACAGGTAATCCCAGTTTCATTTCAAAATTGGAAACAGGGCCAATTTGAGTTTTGTGAAACTCATCAAAGCTAACAGAAGTTAAGAGTCCTTTGTTTTCCTTACTTTGGAAAAATGCTTTCATAAAAAGACCCATATCGTTTGCGGTTGTGGAGATGGATCCTGCAGTCAAATCTCGTATGACAGGCCGAATGGTTCTCGTTTTCCAAAAAATCCCAGAATAACCCGTAATGAGTTCTGATCCCTCTAAATTTTCCATTAGGGTTGTATGTTTCATTCCCGCTTTTTCGAATAAATGGACACGAAAGTAGGATTCTATTGATTCACCTGACGCCCGTTCAATGATATTTCCAAGTAAACCAAAACTTAAATTGGAATAGGAATGGATTTTTCCAGGTTCATTTCGTTCCAGGCCTGCGAGTGCTTTTGGTAAAGAACGAAAGGATTTGTAAATCTCATCTTCTTTTGTATCAGGAGAAAGGAAAAAACCTTTCGCCAAATCAGAAGGTAATCCAGATTGGTGGGTGAGTAAATCACGAATGGTGATCTCTCGATACCCTTCCTGTTTCGGTTTTACCAAATTCAATTCAGGTAAAAACTTAGATGCAGGATCATCTAACTTCAGTTTACCGGATTCTTGCAATTGTAAGATGGCAATGCCTGTAAATAGTTTTGTGATACTTCCAATTTTAAATCGTTCGATTTTGGCTTCGGAACTCACCCCAATCTGAGATTGGTAAACCTCTCCATCTCCCATCATTACCATATAGGTGAGTGATTTGATTCCGGAAGGTGCTTGTGTTTCCCATTTTGTTTGGATATCGGTCTTTGTTTTTTCTTTGTTTTGGAAATACGAATTATCTTTCGATTCCCCATTCGATTGGCATTGGAATAGAAGGAAAAAAAGAAACACAAAAAGGATACGGAAGGGAAAGTATAAATCATGTATTGGAATTTGGATTTGAGAGGGATAAGAAGGAGTTATTTCTTGAATTTGGTTTTCTCTCATTTGTACGGAATGAATCTTTTTTTCTTTCTTCGATTTCATACCTCAAGGAAAAAATGAAAGGAAAATGGAACAAGCTTATAAAAAACAAAACTCCCCAAACCTATGGAATGGGGAGTGATCGCTATGCCAAATGGAAAGAACTACAATTTGTCCTTCACACATGGTCCGTGTTTGTTGGTATGATTCTAACGAATCGAACCCTTCTCTTAGTCTTGGATCACACTCATGGAGTATTCAGAAATTGCTTCACGGCGTTTTTCTGCATAATCTTTGTGGAACCATAAGTCTTGTGTTGTCTTAGCAGATTTTTTATTACCAATTGTAATTGTTGTCATACAATGATCTACAGCATACTTCATGGCTTCTTTTCCTGTTTCCCCAAGACCCTTGTTTCGTTTTTTACGAGTGATCTCAGCACCTTGTTTATTGACTCTTGCAACTAACTTATCATAGTCGGAGTCATCAATACAGAAAACAGTTTCTTTTTTACCATCTTTCCACTTTACATCCACCTCATAGAGTGGTGCTGCAGAAATATTGATAAAACCTAAATCAAACAGTTCAGGCCAATATTCATAAAAGAAAGACAACATCAAAGAACGAATCGCATACCCATCAAAATCGGCATCAGTGATGATACTGATTTTATCGTAATTCAATTCATCGATGGATTTTACTTTTTGGTCGAGAGGAAGTCCCACGATTGCGACGATGTTTTTCATCTCTTCGTTTTGTAATGCTTTGGCAAGTGACATCCCTTTACAGTTCAGTGGTTTTCCCCTAAGTGGGAATAAACCATGTAATTTTGGATTCCTAGCTGGGCGTAACCCCGCAATCGCAGAGTCCCCTTCTGCCACAAACAAAATTCGGCCTGGATCGTTTGGTTTGCCTGTTGGAGGCATAAGCTTAGGGATGTTGTTCCGAGACGCCTTACGGAGGCCTTTCTGCGCATCCTCGAGCTGTTTCATCTGGGTTCTACGTTCCATCACCATCTTAATTTCTTCGATGAGGCCAGTTTTTTTCAAAAGTTTGTCCAAATGTTTGTCTACGGACTTTCGAATGTCTTCATTCAAATCGTTAATGAGGTAAGATTTATCTTGGGATTTAAAACGAGGGTTGAGAATCCGAAGGTTCACATACATATGAAAACAACTTCGCACATCATTGCGTGTACACTGTGTATTGAGTTTTTTCTCTAAACTGACAATTTGCGATTTTTTACGAATCTCATCACAAAGTCTGTTTTCTAAGTATTCAATCGCAGATCCACCTTGTGGGCAAAAAATAGAGTTCACCCAAGTGAGAGTTTTGTTTTGTCCCACAACAACATAGGTATCCATGTGGATTTGTGAAGCAGAAGTTTTGTCTGCATAATCCAATTTGTAGTACACCATTTCGGAGTTACTAAAGATCTCATCAAAACCTTTTTTGAACTTGTATTTCTCTTTCCCAGTTTTGTGAATAAAAACAACTTCAAGTCCAGGATTTGACATCGCAATGTCTTGGAGGTATTGTTTCACCAAATTGATGTTAAAAGAAGTATCAAGGTTGTTGAAGTAAGCTGGATTGAGTTCAAACTCAACAGTTGTTCCGTGGTCTTCTTTTTTTGCTGTTTCCACAACCGCAGTCATCCCTGTTTTGTCACAAGGTGCTTTTAGTTGTTTGATTTGGTCAGCTGATAATAATGGGCAATCAACAAATGT
The sequence above is a segment of the Leptospira levettii genome. Coding sequences within it:
- a CDS encoding toprim domain-containing protein, whose protein sequence is MAQKTEKTSGNSRNFKKLSNVEHVRMRTGMWLGQNSLSTFEQHFFTKDNAGKYDIVHEELSDIPAKLKCLDEACMNCVDEYRKNLNDKTIPEKDKMNKLIIQLSTDRKRVTIQDNGRGIPADNAEGVYLHLMYGENFDDKVKEDHVAGQNGVGISLVRMVSSFFRVKTINGGKAYKKMFSIHDDVKKVIRSFKLSKEDTERVHLYYDEHGTFVDCPLLSADQIKQLKAPCDKTGMTAVVETAKKEDHGTTVEFELNPAYFNNLDTSFNINLVKQYLQDIAMSNPGLEVVFIHKTGKEKYKFKKGFDEIFSNSEMVYYKLDYADKTSASQIHMDTYVVVGQNKTLTWVNSIFCPQGGSAIEYLENRLCDEIRKKSQIVSLEKKLNTQCTRNDVRSCFHMYVNLRILNPRFKSQDKSYLINDLNEDIRKSVDKHLDKLLKKTGLIEEIKMVMERRTQMKQLEDAQKGLRKASRNNIPKLMPPTGKPNDPGRILFVAEGDSAIAGLRPARNPKLHGLFPLRGKPLNCKGMSLAKALQNEEMKNIVAIVGLPLDQKVKSIDELNYDKISIITDADFDGYAIRSLMLSFFYEYWPELFDLGFINISAAPLYEVDVKWKDGKKETVFCIDDSDYDKLVARVNKQGAEITRKKRNKGLGETGKEAMKYAVDHCMTTITIGNKKSAKTTQDLWFHKDYAEKRREAISEYSMSVIQD
- a CDS encoding Lp29 family lipoprotein; the encoded protein is MISTVRINLLSITSVFLLFFNCSRYVYESSYTIRTDNLKTADDHWNELVAKKKNPKILLFGFHTYKISKSESTLLKDAQFAEVDYTTATYKFFKHGQYIDTQKADKTIPVNDLDLKRFVIEYLSKTEATGKVELEKILVPAKSKKDKFVIKKFDADYIIMAIHLPYYHERTKAGINAVTGFFGIITMGLIPIYEVSKAETFYVVFDKNLKYQNSFYYNRPYTIISALWMIPNEGFQTFFSQAGVPPENAYKIHVEEFERELLYQLTLRK
- a CDS encoding serine hydrolase domain-containing protein, giving the protein MKSKKEKKIHSVQMRENQIQEITPSYPSQIQIPIHDLYFPFRILFVFLFFLLFQCQSNGESKDNSYFQNKEKTKTDIQTKWETQAPSGIKSLTYMVMMGDGEVYQSQIGVSSEAKIERFKIGSITKLFTGIAILQLQESGKLKLDDPASKFLPELNLVKPKQEGYREITIRDLLTHQSGLPSDLAKGFFLSPDTKEDEIYKSFRSLPKALAGLERNEPGKIHSYSNLSFGLLGNIIERASGESIESYFRVHLFEKAGMKHTTLMENLEGSELITGYSGIFWKTRTIRPVIRDLTAGSISTTANDMGLFMKAFFQSKENKGLLTSVSFDEFHKTQIGPVSNFEMKLGLPVMKSSYQADGKTVWFYGHSGSLPPFFADLVYDPNTEIVSFVAGNTLGIQTGKLKSTNTEVMKVLWEEKMGIQPEPSLPPLLGKNGAFLGEEGFYISPMGIHEYKKGNPPTLSLMGFDVGLIEKENRYGIDLRVLFGLIKINDPSITELRVEFETWEGNPIFTLYSKDLPKGVAGIGVKFTPDNRYPDSQYFGTFITKEPYAIIPKLKLEKDKRGFPLLTIYYALGGMENTVQVPCQWEGDNTLRILGYGRNLGEKLTIGSKGGKPILQYSGGEYEKD
- a CDS encoding DUF4105 domain-containing protein, producing the protein MQKTKIGWAFLLALHFCFAPFSLLGEPSSLLLLDVDKTKEWGGFLPKRESEQILLQSMLDEASVRRTDLDPKWLRLVHYETKGKDNYQSKIVNSRFFLSSEGRTNPKKELEATLRSFFVEGPIPEGLIHPVCSYPTRHHFIKQTFGVDFLKRSGIRCERYEVWKESIGADSVSIVFASYYLMSPASVFGHTMLKFNQKSNEENGSEILDYAVNVSAETPNLDPIRYAYHGLFGGFKAKFSLFPYYLKVNEYNDLESRDLWEYRLSLNKDELELLVSHLWELSRAEFDYYFLNANCGTFLVEWLDVIRPELHLKSKLGGVVSPVDTIKLYSQREGLVVETKYRPSLYSEITFLVGQMEPEEKKAFYHLLDTNGKETFDLLFLENKEKGIRQSLVLDAFLLASRYQSFQSPKPNEIQKSNEQKTLEFRSKFPNLTEPWNDRVIPSPPELAHPKSRIVLGGGSSNFGPFLEWKYRFAYHDLLNVSKGSPPNGELVFLDGNIRQFEGKKIELTSLTLVRLVSLSPYNSISKHWSYLFDFGIQTTLFKGKQNQWWEIRNGRAETEWERKQVANLDLATGWTFADEFSKTKDRLGAISFLLGFKSQFHPGFEQGGRYGPNAQTIYQKEWGNWKLLGGFFFQHYGNQTNKNQIGSSVTLRYLWSQESEFRVEMKKEPNYQEVSGSFHYLF